A region from the Bactrocera dorsalis isolate Fly_Bdor chromosome 1, ASM2337382v1, whole genome shotgun sequence genome encodes:
- the LOC125775618 gene encoding uncharacterized protein LOC125775618, producing the protein MWNIVKIFQTFDTKEKCISFAEEQGLILKAKICRTHKMPMTLSLKKSSSVGVFRCRKGGCRNRSALARSSDTWFENVKIPLPQVFYLMYAYASHWSHAEVRKNSFIREPVLSSATIFDWYNYCREAVLLYQVDHQVVVGKIGGPGKTVQIDESKFGKRKYSKGRRVEGHWDLGMVEDGSDDLRLEVCPGNVRSAEVLTPLIEKHVAKGSIICTDCWRAYDCLASHGYEHRRVNHSDPDNPLVAEDGTHTQRIESQWRVIKRFFIKNNYNNSEDFSNLIYEYTWRKNIANNHHDPFVKLLYAIKYTYKP; encoded by the exons atgtggaatattgtaaaaatattccaaacattTGACACAAAAGAGAAATGTATTTCCTTTGCCGAAGAACAAGGTTTGATTTTAAAAGCCAAAATTTGCCGTACGCATAAAATGCCAATGACGCTGTcgttaaaaaaaagtagcaGTGTTGGGGTGTTCCGATGCCGGAAAGGGGGTTGTCGAAACCGAAGTGCGTTGGCAAGGTCGAGCGATACCTGGTTCGAAAACGTCAAAATCCCACTTCCGCAAGTATTTTATCTAATGTATGCGTATGCATCTCATTGGTCACATGCGGAAGTGAGGAAAAACAGTTTTATCAGGGAACCAGTTCTATCTAGCGCTACAATATTTGACTGGTATAATTACTGCCGCGAAGCTGTATTATTATACCAGGTTGACCATCAGGTAGTGGTAGGTAAAATTGGTGGTCCTGGTAAAACTGTTCAAATAGACGAAAGCAAATTTGGGAAGAGAAAATACAGCaaag ggCGGAGAGTCGAGGGCCACTGGGATCTTGGGATGGTTGAGGATGGGAGTGACGACCTTAGGCTGGAGGTATGTCCCGGCAATGTCAGGTCTGCTGAGGTGCTCACACCTTTGATAGAGAAGCACGTGGCAAAAGGCAGTATTATATGTACTGATTGCTGGAGGGCATACGACTGTCTAGCCAGTCACGGGTATGAGCACCGACGCGTTAATCACAGCGACCCCGATAATCCGTTGGTTGCCGAGGACGGGACGCATACTCAACGCATCGAGTCCCAGTGGCGAGTAATTAAacgtttttttattaagaacaattacaataatagcgaagatttttctaatttaatttatgaatatacttggagaaaaaatattgcaaataatcatcACGAtccttttgtaaaattattatatgcaattaaatatacatataagccttaa